The genomic segment TGCTAGGCGTGACCGTGCTCCTGGCCTCCAGGCCCATCTCCCTCTGTCCTCTAGCTCAATAAGGCCCTGGCCTATTTGTGCTAAACAGGCAGTCGGACCTAGAAAGAGCAGACAATCTCTCTGGGTCACCAGTCTGGCTAGGAGCCGGTCTCCTAACTGGGATCCGGGCCTTCTCCCCTGTCCACGTGAACTCCCAGGGGCATAGCCTGAAGTGTTGAACACACCACTGGCCAAAGAGATGTCACCGTGGGAACCGAGGCCCTTTTTTCCCCCTGTCTGCTTTCGTGGGTTCAGAGGAGCTGAGGCTTGTCTGAGAGGAGGTGGAGTGCTGGTTTTCACCCTGGTTGGTGTTCTTTGCTTTGAGGGCACTTAGAAAGCCAAGCCCAGCCCTTGCTCCCACCCTGCACACAGTGGAGAGACTCTTCTAGGTATGCTCTTGACTTCTGCAGAAGTAGTGGGTGGCACGGAGCCAAGAGGAAGTGTGACTGAAACTGTCCACTCGTAGCCCGGGTGCGGCATTGAGAAGGCTTGGTGGGAAACTAATGTGGCTGATGCAAGCAGCCAGGTCCCAGGGCTGTTTGCTGTCCTGCTTCCTCCCTGTCCCTGGGACTTGGGGGAGGTGCTCGTCCTGGCCTGTTGAGGCATTGTTCTCTGGACTCCCTCTTTTCCCAGATGAGCTTCCCTTCAGGGGAGGGGTTTCCAGCCCCTGTTACCCTGAGGGGCTCACAGCCCTGGAAGAAGTGTCTGGATTAGTCAGAGCACTGGGAGCTTCTCTCTCCCCAGGCGGCCCCCAGCCCAGGGAGCCTACGCCTATGGGAAGCCCAGGAGTCACTGCCCTGGAGCCTGTGCTTTGTGCCTGGCCCTGCGCTCAGAGCTTTGTAGTCATTCTCACCTCAGTCTTCACAGCTGCCCAGGGAGGGACCTTTCTAGAGAGGAAGGCAGGCCCTGGCCTTCAGTCCCATGTCCAGGTTCTCACAGCTAGTAATACAGAgcacagccaggatttgaactcagcgcTACATAATTTCAAAGTCCATGGCACAAAGGACTCTGTGAGCTGGATGGCTCCTTTCACAGCTGCTCAGGTCTGTGGCTTGGTGGGACAGCCTGGATTTGGGAGATGGTGAGGCTGTGCAGTGGAAAATTGCCTGAGTGGCGCCCATTGTCCGGGTGTGGACTTGGATGACTGCTTACCTCTCAGGGAGCTGCAgctccccatctgtgaaatgggacagcaccttccttttttttttttttttttcctgagatggagtcttgctctgtcacccaggctggagtacagtggtgtgatctcggctcactgcaaacttcgcctcccaggttcaagcgattctcctgcctcagcctcccaagtagctgggactataggtgcctgccaccacgcctggctaattttttgtatttttagtagagacggggtttcaccatgttagccaggatggtcttgatctcctgaccttgtgatctgcctgcctccacctccaaagtgctgggattacaggtgtgagccactgcacccagccaacacctTCTTTATAAGGTCACAGTGAGGGTTAATGAGATCCTATACATGAGAAGGTTTTGGTAATGGCAGATGTTTTCATTGCCAGACTTTAGCTGGCCTCGCAGAGCTGATGTCGGGTAGATGGGCCCCACTGAGGAGCAGCCTCGTCCTTTGCTTTCTGGTGTAACCAAAAAAGCCTGCCTTCTGCTCCCCAGGGTTGTTTCTCCCAGGAGGTGTGAGCCTACCTGGAGGAGGCTTAGGCACAGGGATACCTGCTGGAGGTCTGAGCGTTGGTTGAGCACCTCCTGTTTGTAGGATCCTGTGCCAGAGCCTGTGGGGAGGTGGAGAGAGGCGAGGAGACACAGCCTCCACCCCTGAGAGACAAGACAGTTCCCTGCAGCCAGGCTGTGCCCATTCATCTCAAGCCCACAGCTGGGCTGCTGGCTGCagggtctggagggcagtggggaaGGTGGCAGACAGAGTAGCAAGACCCCCACTTCCCCGGCTTTCTTCACAGACCTGCGTCATCCGGGCCTGGGACCGCAGCAAACCCCTGCTCTTCTGCCCGGCCATGAACACCGCCATGTGGGAGCACCCTATCACAGCACAGCAGGTAGACCAGCTCAAGGCCTTCGGCTATGTCGAGATCCCCTGTGTGGCCAAGAAGCTGGTGTGTGGAGACGAAGGTGGGTGTCTTGCCAGGCTCATAGCCCATGGCCGTAGAAGGGGCTCAGCTTTGGGGTCACATCTCAGTTCAGTTCCTGGCCTGTTATGACCTTAGCAAACCATCCTCTGAGCTTAGCTTTCTCACCTGGAAAATGGGAATTGTAATTCCTGCCTCCAGATTGGTAGGGTAAAATGGGATGGACCATGTAAAGTACCTGGTAGAGTCCCTGGCACGCAGCCCACACGTAGTTAAGGATGGCTACTGGAACGATTCCCAGGGCCTCACCGGGGGTCTCGGGAGAGATATGATGTGTCTGACTCAGGCAGAGACAGACCTTGCCCTCTCAGGCCTTGCGCTCTCGGTGGAGCACTCGGAGCAATGGGCAGGGGTCTGCAGGGCTACAGGCACTGTCAGCCTGTCTGGCCACAGCAGAATTTTGCTCCCAGGTCTGGGGGCCATGGCTGAAGTGGGGACCATCGTGGACAAAGTGAAAGAAGTCCTCTTCCAGCACAGTGGCTTCCAGCAGAGTTGACCTGGAATTTCTGTCATGGTTGTCCCTCTGTATTCAGAATGTGTTCAGGCCAAGTCGGTGAAGATGGATGTTGGCAAAATAGGAGGATTCCCTTATTTGCTGAATGGGGGGCCTGCTCTGAGCCTCCCCAGGGGCCGGGCGTGCTCCAGGTTATACTGGACAGAAGGCTTAGGTCTCAGCTTCTTTCAACCAAGAGTCCGCTGCCTAGAGCCCATCCCCACTTTTTCCTGGATGGGCGAGGCAAGCCAGGAGAGCAAGCAGTGTCGTCCTCACTGGAGGAGGACTGAGCGACTGGGAAAACTCGGCTCTACATCTCACCCAGAATGACTTTTAGAAACACCACAGCTGGAGAGTCCTGGCTGAGCCTTGGGAGCTTCAGCTTTTTGGCGGGGTGCCCAGATGCCATGCAATCAGCGAAGCCTGCGAGTTGGCAGGACTCTGAGGTTTCCTGCAGACCATGCCATGAGATTGAAGGTGCGGGGAAATAAAGAACAATCACCGTTTAGGAGGCTCCATTCTTTCCCTATAACCCAACTGTGGTCCCAGAGACCAGGGGATGTTGCCAGGTGTGGCTGGGGAAGGGTCTGGGTTGATGACTCACCGGTACTCTTTAGTCCCCGTATAACATGGTGGTTAAGGATAAAGTTCTGAAGCCAGAAAGCCCCTAgttctaatcccagctctgccactaactgGCAGTGGGAGTTTGGTTCAGGACTTAGCCTTCCTGACCTTCACTTTCCTCAGCTATCTTGTTTCCTACCCTCAGGGAGTTGTTGAGAGGATTTGGTGAAATTATGTGTGCAGAATACCCATGCCACtgagtgcctggaacatagtaaatgTCACATCAATGGAAGTTAAAACTAGGCATGCATATATGCCAGAGAGCTTTCCTAACATTTACTGCAATGCCCCGTCTCATTTTGGGAAAAGGAAAATCCTGGATGCTAAGCTGACACATCCCTTTATGCAGGTGACAGGTAAGCAGCCAGGAGGGTTGACCCTGCCCTGGGTCCCAGGCCTCTTGCCTGCTTCCTGGTTTCCTCTGTTCTCATCCTTTCAGCTTTGCTGGACCTGAGGCAGGGGCCTGGGTGTCTGTCCCTCCCGACCCCCAGTATACATGACCAAGGGAAGTAGATCCAGAGACACCATGCACTCTGGCCCAGAAACCCTCTGCTACCCAGCTTTTGACCTAATTGCCATTTGGTGTGGCTGCAGTGGGGAGGGCTTGTCTGCATATTTGGAACTGAGCCTGAGGCTGGCTTTCTGCCCTCCGACTTCCAGGCCAGGTATAGGTGACATCCCATGTGGGCTCTGAGAACGCTGAGAGTAGAGGTGCCTTGAGGGGACCAGGAAGCCCTCTGGCTGGAATCAATGCTCCAGCAGCCTCCACAGCCTTTATCTCAACAGCACTTGACTTCACCATGTGACCCTTTGGGATAAAATTGCCTTAGGGCACAAAATAAACTATAACTAGTAACATCAATAACCAACTTCTTTGGCTAGTTTGGGGATGGGGCCTGAAGGGAACCTGGGTAACTGAAACCCGAGGATGGTCCTAAAAGTCCATTTCCAGGGTTTCCAACTTCCTTCTTGTCCACATTGCCCTTCCTCTCCCTCAGCAACCCACCAGTAAATGGTGAGGCttcccaattttatttttatttttatttatttattttttgagacacagtctcgctctgttgcccaggctggagtgcagtggtgcaatcacagctcaagccattctccctcctcagcctcctgagtagctgggattacaggtgcccgccaccacacccagcttatttttgaattgtttgtagagatgggttttgccgtgttggccagactgatgtcgaactcgtgacctcaagtgatctgctggccatggcctcccaaagtgctgggattataggcgtgagccaccgcgcccagccacttcCCAATTTTAACAGAAACTGATACCGTTTTCTGAGTATTCATCATGTGTGAGGATCTATGCCAGGCATTTTAGGGAAGGCAGTTGCCCAGGGAGATCAACCAAAAAGTGCCTGTGTGAAAAGGCCATGGGAGCAGGGAAGTTCACAGGCCACTGTCCCAGAGCTCTGAAAACAGCTGTTGCTGCTCAGTAGGACTTTGCCTTGTTGGCTAGAAGGGAACATAGATCTCTGTGGACTCAGGCCAGCTGGAGGCCCCTGTCCCTGGGGGTTCGCCTCTCCATCTCCCACCCACAGCAGTCCTGCATCCCTGCTGCCCATTTTGAAGGGGGGTCTGGATGaatggggctgggctgggcctaAAGAGCCCAGCTGTTGCCTGAGCCAGACTGGAGCTAAGAGGAGCAGGTGCTGCATTTAGCTGGCCCCATCTGCCAGCGAGGTGCTGAGTGGGAGTGACAATCACCGCTTTCCCCATGAGGTGTCCAAGCACTGGAAGTTATCTTCATCTTGGGGAGAAATGTTTCTCAGAGAAGATTCTAGCCTCCCTGATGATTTTTATAGAATTCTGGAAGTTTCAGAGAATAGAACATTTGGGTCTGAAACATGCACTCTTGTGTGGCAGCCATGAGCCCTTCAAGGCTGCTGTGGATGCTGCTGGGTGGGAGGCAGAAGCCTCCAAACCAAGGCCCAGCTTCCACCCTGGGCCACCTCCAGCCCTTCCTGCACCCCGCTGGTCAGGTCCCGCTGCTGCCTCCCCACTGCCTCAGGTCAGGCCCAAACTCCTGGGCAGTATACACCTGGCCCTTTGTGATCTGGCTCCTGCCTAGCCTTCTAGCCCTGCCCTTTACCACACACGCCAACCCTGAAGGGCTCCCTATTCTCTTGCCAGACTGGACGACCTTGAACTGGCCAGGCCTCTTGCTTGTGTACATGCTGCTGCTTTTACTGGGACAAGACTGACTCCCACACATGCCTCTGGATGTACCTGGGTGCTACCTCCTTTGGAAAGCCTTCCCTGGCTGACTGCATCCTCCTTGCCCAGGTTCCCATGGTGCTtcccactattatttttatttttattattttttttgagatggagcctcattctgtcatccagactggagtgtagtggtgcgatcttggctcactgtaacctctgcctcctaggttcaagcaattctcctgcctcagcctcctgagaagctgagattccaggcgtgccaccacgctctgcttttttttttccagatggtgtctcgctctgtctcccagactggagtgcagtggcgcgatctcgtctcactgcaagctccgcctcctgggttcacaccattctcctgcctcagctttccgagtagctgagactacaggcgtctgccaccatgcccggctaacttttttttgtattttttttagtagagagggggtttcaccatgttagtcaggatggtctcaatctcctgaccttgtgatccgcctgcctcggcctcccaaaatgctgggattacaggcgtgagccactgtgcctgtcctgatttttaatttttttaatattttttaaatttttaatagagacggggtttcaccatgttggccacgctggtctcaaacttctgacctcttgatcttcctgcttcggcctcccaaagtactggaattaccggagtgagccactgtgccctgccaccACTATTTATTACAACAGAATTGTAATTGTCAGTTTACTTTGTTTCCTCCTAACACTGGGATCTCTTGGAGAGCAGGAGTTGTCCTATTCCGTACAGAACCCAGCAAGTCACTCCAAGCTTGTACTGACAAAAATGTGGTGTGTGTCTTGGGGCTATTGGTTCCTGCTCCTTACTGCGCAAGAGACAAAATTTAGGAACCACAAAAGCaaagattgataaatttgactataGAAAAATAGGTTCACTGAGCAACAACCCAAAGTCAAGGTCAAAGGACAACACGCTGGGGAAATTATCTGCAGGTCATAAACAAAGGGCTGATTCTCCTAATATATAAAGAGTTCCTATGCATTGATGACAAAAAGACCAGGGGCTGGGCACaatagctcacacttgtaatcctagcccttcaggaggccgaggtgggcagattgcctgagctcaaggaatttgagagcagcctggccaacctggtgaaaccctgtctctattaaaatacaaaaaattagccaggcatggtggtgcatgcttgtaatcccagctacttgggaggctcaggcaggagaattgcttgaacccgggcggcagaggttgcagtgagctgagatcatgccactgaactccaagcctgggtgacagagcaagaatctgtctcaaaaaaaaaacaaaaaaaattacatatgcaCCttgccctttgacccagcaattctgctaCTAGGAATTTGTCCCACAGATAGACTCAGTTGTATGACATTATGTCTGAACAGGAGATTTATTGCAGCCTTGTATATGGTACTAAAAGACTGGAAACACCCTCACTATCTAACAGCCAGGAGATTGGGTAAATAAATTAGTGTTCCTTCATAcactggaactttttttttttttttttttttgagacggagtcttgctctgtcacccaggctggagtgcagtggcgcaacctcagctcactgcaagctctgcctcccaggttcacaccattctcctgcctcagcctcccgagtagctgggactacaggcgcccgccaccacacccggctaattttttgtatttttagtagagacggggtttcaccgtgttagccaggatggtctcgatctcctgacctcgtgatccgcccacctcagcctcccagagtgctgggattacaggtgtgagccaccgcacccggccatacaCTGGAACTCTACACAACCATAAAACAAAGTGTTGAGGAAGCTGATTTGGGAAGATTTCTGAGGTACATTGTTAAACAGAAAAAGCAAGGTGCAGAAGAATGTGTGTCACATGCACGCTTGTGTAGAAAAAAGGGGGgtggggaaagaaaaggaggatatattcttattgacttgtgtatgcatcaaatgcttttaaaaagataaacagaaaaaaacagtctATTGTTTTCCTCTTGGCAGGGGAACTAACTGAGTGGTTGAGAAACAAATATAGGAGGCAGgccaggactctgtctcaaaaaaaaaaaaaggaggtgacttcatttttaattgttgggccagatgaatacattttaaaaagcgtTCCttctggtcaggcacagtggctcacacctgtaatcccaacactttggtaggccaaggcagaaggatcagtttaagaccagaagtttgagacaggcctaggcaacatagtgagattccatctctaccaaaagaaacACAactaactggacatggtggcacacacctgttttcccagctacttaggaggctgaagtgggaggatcacttgaacccaggagtccaaggctgcagtgagctatgatcatgccagtgcactgcagcctgggtgaggagtgagactctgtctctaaaaaatttaataataataaataaaaatataaaaagatttttctgctctttttgtttgtttttttaagatagggcctcagtctgtcatccatgctggagtgcagtggcgcaatcacagctcactgcagctttgactttctggggctcaagtgatcctcccatcttagcctcctgagtaactgggactacaggtgcacgccaccacggcccagctaatttttgtatttttggtacatacggggtttcaccatgttggccaggctagtcttaaactcctggcctcaagtgatctgcctgcctcagcctcccaaagtgctaggattacaggtgtgagcccggcCTCTTTCTGTTCTTTATCTAGAAGTTCTTAAAAATGATGGTAGAGAGTTagtgcaaacaaacaaacaaacacaaagactTGGCAAAGGCATCTggagattttgtttttgagactgggtttcactgtgtcacctggGCTGACTGCAGTGCAGCGGCacggtcacagctcactgtagcctggaactccaggggtcaatggatcctcccaccttaacctccccagtagctgagactacaggcacatgccaccatgcctggctaattttttattttttgcagagatgggattttaccatgttgcccgggttggtcttgaactcctggactcaagtgatgtgcctgccttggcctcccaaagtgctgggattacaggcatgagccaccgtgcctggccttgaagATATTCATCAAGGCCTTTGGAGTAGAAATGGGCCTTCTTTTCTTGTCACAAGCTAACAGAGGAAAATGAATTTTGAGTATCCTTGTGTGCTTTTAATAAGCCTTTAAGATCCTGACCTCAAGGAGTTTATGTTCTTACGGGAGAAAGACTCACAATGATCAAAAAACAGTAAACAACGAAAGTGAGACTGTGTGGCATGGACTCTACTTCAGAATTGAGCAGGGTGGGTCCCCTGGAGGGAACAGAACTTGGACTGGGGCTTACAGGAGGACCAAGGATACAAAGGGTGAAGACATGCTGCCATGTGCTTGATGTAGGACACCCAAGGAGGAACTCAGGCTCCACGTGC from the Chlorocebus sabaeus isolate Y175 chromosome 26, mChlSab1.0.hap1, whole genome shotgun sequence genome contains:
- the PPCDC gene encoding phosphopantothenoylcysteine decarboxylase isoform X6; this encodes MEPGPGRLPELEATRPHMEPKASCPTAAPLVERKFHVLVGVTGSVAALKSPLLVSKLLDIPGLEVAVVTTERAKHFYSPQDIPVTLYSDADEWETCVIRAWDRSKPLLFCPAMNTAMWEHPITAQQVDQLKAFGYVEIPCVAKKLVCGDEEMGFYHVARVGLELLDSSDVPALASQSAGITGMSHRAWP
- the PPCDC gene encoding phosphopantothenoylcysteine decarboxylase isoform X8; its protein translation is MEPGPGRLPELEATRPHMEPKASCPTAAPLVERKFHVLVGVTGSVAALKSPLLVSKLLDIPGTCVIRAWDRSKPLLFCPAMNTAMWEHPITAQQVDQLKAFGYVEIPCVAKKLVCGDEGLGAMAEVGTIVDKVKEVLFQHSGFQQS
- the PPCDC gene encoding phosphopantothenoylcysteine decarboxylase isoform X9 is translated as MWKSRSDPVLHIDLRRWADLLLVAPLDANTLGKVASGICDNLLTCVIRAWDRSKPLLFCPAMNTAMWEHPITAQQVDQLKAFGYVEIPCVAKKLVCGDEGLGAMAEVGTIVDKVKEVLFQHSGFQQS